The Fibrobacter sp. sequence GGAAACAGGCAAGAGCCTTATGGCTTTCATCAACACCTTCAGCTTCGACATCACCAAAAACTACGCGGAAACCGCCGAGTACAAGGCCGAAAGCGATAAGCTGTGGCAGAACATCTCCACAAGGAATTTTGAACAAACTCTCTTTGCGGACACCGCCTATGTCGCCAAGAATGTCGACATTTCCAGCCTCTACAACAAGATGTTCGAAATCAACGGAAGCATCCTCGGGATGGAAGAGGACAACAGCCTGATCATTTTTGACAGACTCTTCAGCAAGCAGGAGAAACTCAACCGCTGGAAGGCACAAAACGCCTGGTGGTACAGCATTCTCGGCACCTGCCCTCTCACAGGCGACGACGGCATCAATACTGCAAAGCCCGTGCTGAAACACATCATGGACGAAGCCGAAAAGGTGATTAGCTTTGACGAGGATCCCGCAGCGGCAACACTCCGCTTCGGCCACGATACCGCCATCCTTCCGCTGGCAGGCCTCATGCAGCTGAGCATCGCAAACGCCCAAGTCAAGGACCTCTCGAAACTTCATGAACAATGGACCGACTTCAAGATCATCCCCATGGCGGCAAACCTCCAGATGATCTTCTACAGGGGTTCCCGCGGTTCCAAGCCCGGTGCAGTTTCCACCAAGCCCATCCTCGTGAAGTTCCTCTATAACGAACGGGAAGTCACCGCCCCCATTCCTTGCGACCAGGCAAAACTTTCCAAGAATGAAAAATGCCCAACGGCACCTTACTACCGCTGGGACGATGTTCGTGATTTCTACGGCAATCTTCTAAAATAAGCGGAAGTTGCAATATGCGCCGTAATTGAAAATCCTACGGCTCATGGGTTCAAATAAACCGTTGGAATAGGCAGCCATCTTGACATACGTATCAAGGCGGCTTCCGATCTGCAACCAGGAATTCACGGTGTATTCCAGGAACGTATTGTTCAACGCGAGGAAGTCCCATCCGTTGGCACCATAGTGGGGTAGCGAATTAGGAATGGTGCGCATGGCATCAACCACAAGCTTGTTATAGACACGGAACTTCTGCTTATACTGAACTTCCAGCATCAAGCTGTACTTTGCACCAGTATTGTACTGGTAGTTGTTCATATTGTTTTCGTATTCCGGATGTACTTCCTTGATAATGTCATCATAGCCCATGTCGGCAGTGCCAAGGATAATCCAATAGGCCTGATTCATGACACGGAAACGCAGGTTAGGCGTGAGCCACAGCGCAAGATCCAAGGCGCCACCAATAGAAATAGTGCTGACCGTTGCCAAGTCGCCGTAGAAGGATTCATAGTCCAGGTTCACGGAGAAATCGAGCCAGTGGCCATTGCCATGGATACCGTTGTTCCTCAGCTTTCCCATAACATCAAGTTGCAGCACACCGCCTTCAAAACCTATCTCACCCGTAGCATCGAGAGTAAAATAATCGAAGGGCTGCTTCACGATATTGTAGGGCTTGCCGTATTCCAGATGGCCGGCCAGAAAAGCGTAATGGTCGTTCCATTCCTTGTCAAGTTCATCAACCGCCTTTGTACCGAAACGGTAGTCACTGCCAAATCGAGAACCGCCGCCTACAGCAAGCGTAAGCTCGATGGGAACCCAACCGATATAGGAATCCCTGTTGCCGAAGGCCTTGCGTTGCAGGAATCCGGCAGGCTCCAAAACAAATGCCGCCAATTGCCTGTACCAGGGAACATCGGCCTTGTTATAGGCGAGTCGTGAAAGTCTGTACAGGACTTCACCGAACATGGAGCCGCCAATAGTCGTAGTCACAAGATCGTTGGGCGCCGGGTACTCCGTCTCCGCAAACATTTCCCATGTTAGACTGCCAAGTCCCGCCCAAAGCAAGCTGCGGTAGAAACCGTATCCGCCCGAACGCGCCGCGGCATAATACATGGAACCTTGGTAAGGATGCCCGTAGAAATTGATAGCCCAGTGGTTATGGTCCCAGTCCCAGCCTTCCCTCAAGTTTCGTTTCCAGTAGTCGAGATTTGTGTGGGCGTAATCCTTGTCAAGCACATAGTAGTCCCATGCCCAAACAAGGACATTCTGGCCAAGAATTTCTCCCGCAACTATCGGGGCGGAAATACTGTTCCTCGATACGGCGGCCTCAGAAAGCAGAGGGCTCCTTTTCCAGGAATCCTCCGTGCTATCAGCAGATTTCACTGGAGTGATGTTATCAAGATGGCGTAAATAGTCGCGCAGCTCCATAGCCTGCTGCACACTGATGACAGAATCCTTTTCCAGAAGAATTCGAATCGCCTTGATACGGTCTGCACTGTCCAGCTGTAGCTGCGACCAGCATGCAGAAGCAAGGAGCAAGATACTTATGACAAGCAGACGGACCATGGATTTCCTTAATTTATGCCCCATAATAAATAAAAAAGACAAGGAAGGCAATGGGCACAAATGTTTTTCCCGATTAAACACTCAAATCAAGCGATAAAGCCACCATGAAGTTTTTAACATAGGAATTTTCAAAAAAAAGCAGGCCATAAAGCCTGCCACATTCTCTCGCGATTGCGCGATATTAGTTGTTGGTCTTGACACCGACGCTTTCGAATACAGCCTTGTTCTTGGGATCCGGAAGAGCGACGGTAGTGATCCAGTTGTATTCTGCAATACCTGCGAGACCAATACGTGCGCAAAGCTGGTCACGTGCAATGTTGTATGCGTTGAGGATCTGGATCTTTTCAGCTTCACCAGCCCTGTCGATACGGTCAGACCAGCGAAAACCAAGTTCCATGAGGCCTGCGCTTGCCCTTGCGTAGAACTTCGCCTTTTCTGCATTGATTACAGAGGAGGCGGGTGCAGTGAAAGCATCTACCTGCACGATGGGAACAGACTTGGGAGTCTGAACCTGGAGCTGCTCCATCTGGGGCTTGACCTGTTCTTCTTCAGTACAGGCAATAAAAAAAGAGGCGATAATCAAGAACGTGATTGCGAGAATTCGTTTTGACATATCTGCCTCTTTTTAATACTAGCGGCTTGTGGGCTCGAACCACAGACCTGCGGATTATGATTCCGACGCTCTACCAACTGAGCTAAGCCGCCAAAGTTTCACCAAATTTAGATAAAGACTAAAATTATTTCAAGGGGTTAATCGAAATAAACTTTAGAATCTACGAAATTTTTTCCCCAATTGATGACCTGCCAGCCCGGAGCGGAACTTTTCAGGTTGAAATAGGGGGTGTTCGGGTCAATTTGCATCTGGCATGCAGGTGCTACATGAACCGTTTGACGTCCCAGCGACACCTCGAACTCTTGATGGTAGTGTCCTGTGAAAATATGCGTAAGGTTCGGGATTTCAGCCAGCACCTTCTGGACTTCCAGCATGTTCTTCATGTAGAAACGAAGATCCATGAAGCGGTGTCCGCAGTGGCAAGGAGGATGGTGAACGAACAAAAGAATTTCACCCTTGACCTTGGCGGCTTCATCCTTCAACCAATCCAGCTGCTCGCTGGAAACTTCGCCGCAAGCACTATCCAGGAAGAAAATGCTTCTGCCGGCGATATCGTAGCGATAGTAGCACTTACCATTATGGACCTTGCCCTTAAGATCAAGGTGCTGTTCCATAACTTCAATGCGGTCATGATTT is a genomic window containing:
- a CDS encoding histidine phosphatase family protein, coding for MSVFSKTQKRLFSIDRITIAAAGALFALMAGNAAAQTTDSLMLAHPELTASGYLPYPEPDKNVKYTKAPAGYKPFYISHYGRHGSRYHYSADDYKMIYETLAKADSAKALSVTGKYVMAASKTLLDKAGSKAGDLTELGAKQHEGIARRMTKNFPEVFNDRATVNRAGAKGKKVPAHVDAYASTSGRCILSMSAFLGELRAQKPKVEIHQETGKSLMAFINTFSFDITKNYAETAEYKAESDKLWQNISTRNFEQTLFADTAYVAKNVDISSLYNKMFEINGSILGMEEDNSLIIFDRLFSKQEKLNRWKAQNAWWYSILGTCPLTGDDGINTAKPVLKHIMDEAEKVISFDEDPAAATLRFGHDTAILPLAGLMQLSIANAQVKDLSKLHEQWTDFKIIPMAANLQMIFYRGSRGSKPGAVSTKPILVKFLYNEREVTAPIPCDQAKLSKNEKCPTAPYYRWDDVRDFYGNLLK
- a CDS encoding DUF3943 domain-containing protein; its protein translation is MVRLLVISILLLASACWSQLQLDSADRIKAIRILLEKDSVISVQQAMELRDYLRHLDNITPVKSADSTEDSWKRSPLLSEAAVSRNSISAPIVAGEILGQNVLVWAWDYYVLDKDYAHTNLDYWKRNLREGWDWDHNHWAINFYGHPYQGSMYYAAARSGGYGFYRSLLWAGLGSLTWEMFAETEYPAPNDLVTTTIGGSMFGEVLYRLSRLAYNKADVPWYRQLAAFVLEPAGFLQRKAFGNRDSYIGWVPIELTLAVGGGSRFGSDYRFGTKAVDELDKEWNDHYAFLAGHLEYGKPYNIVKQPFDYFTLDATGEIGFEGGVLQLDVMGKLRNNGIHGNGHWLDFSVNLDYESFYGDLATVSTISIGGALDLALWLTPNLRFRVMNQAYWIILGTADMGYDDIIKEVHPEYENNMNNYQYNTGAKYSLMLEVQYKQKFRVYNKLVVDAMRTIPNSLPHYGANGWDFLALNNTFLEYTVNSWLQIGSRLDTYVKMAAYSNGLFEPMSRRIFNYGAYCNFRLF
- a CDS encoding metallophosphoesterase; this translates as MGSEVLKIGQISDLHIGDDESLVQDIDVRANFMKALKSESMKGIDLLVLSGDLANEDAEPGAYKYIADIIKGLDVPCCVIPGNHDRIEVMEQHLDLKGKVHNGKCYYRYDIAGRSIFFLDSACGEVSSEQLDWLKDEAAKVKGEILLFVHHPPCHCGHRFMDLRFYMKNMLEVQKVLAEIPNLTHIFTGHYHQEFEVSLGRQTVHVAPACQMQIDPNTPYFNLKSSAPGWQVINWGKNFVDSKVYFD